A part of Mesoplodon densirostris isolate mMesDen1 chromosome 10, mMesDen1 primary haplotype, whole genome shotgun sequence genomic DNA contains:
- the LOC132497305 gene encoding LOW QUALITY PROTEIN: actin-like protein 6A (The sequence of the model RefSeq protein was modified relative to this genomic sequence to represent the inferred CDS: inserted 1 base in 1 codon), whose protein sequence is MSSGVYGGDEVGALVFDIGSYTVKAGYAGEDSPKVDFPTAIGLVXERGDGSTLMEIDGDKGKQGGPTYYIDTNALRVPRENTEAIPPLKNGMVEDWGSFQAILAHTSKMHVKSEASLHPVLMSEAPWNTRAKREKLTELMFEHYNIPAFFLCKTAVLTAFANGHSTGLILDSGATHTTAVPVHDGYVLQQGIVKSPLAGDCITMQCRELFQEMNIELFAPYMIASKEAVCEGSPANWKRREKWLQVTRSWHNYMCNCVIQDFQGSVLQVSDSTYDKQVATQTPAVHYEFPNDYNCDFGAERLKIPEGLFDPSNVKGLSGNTMLGVSHVVTTSVGMCDIDIRPGLYGSVIGAGGNTLIQSFTDRLNSELSQKTPPSMRLKLIANNTTVEQRFSPWIGGSILASLGTFQQMRISKQEYEEGGKPCVERKCP, encoded by the exons ATGAGCAGCGGGGTGTACGGGGGAGATGAAGTTGGAGCCCTTGTTTTTGACATTGGATCCTATACTGTGAAAGCTGGTTATGCTGGTGAGGACTCTCCCAAGGTGGATTTCCCTACGGCTATTGGTCTGG TAGAAAGAGGTGATGGAAGTACATTGATGGAAATAGATGGTGATAAAGGCAAACAAGGCGGTCCCACCTATTACATAGATACTAATGCCCTGCGTGTTCCGAGGGAGAATACAGAGGCCATTCCACCACTGAAAAATGGGATGGTTGAAGATTGGGGTAGTTTCCAGGCTATTTTGGCTCATACCTCCAAAATGCATGTCAAATCAGAAGCCAGCCTGCATCCTGTTCTCATGTCAGAAGCACCGTGGAATACCAGAgcaaagagagagaaactgacaGAGTTAATGTTTGAACACTACAACATCCCTGCATTCTTCCTTTGCAAAACTGCTGTTTTGACAGCATTTGCTAATGGTCATTCTACTGGGCTTATCTTGGACAGTGGAGCCACTCATACCACTGCAGTTCCAGTTCACGATGGCTATGTCCTTCAGCAAGGCATTGTAAAATCCCCTCTTGCTGGAGACTGTATTACTATGCAGTGCAGAGAACTCTTCCAAGAAATGAATATAGAACTTTTTGCTCCATATATGATTGCATCAAAAGAAGCTGTTTGTGAAGGATCTCcagcaaactggaaaagaagagagaagtggCTACAGGTTACAAGGTCTTGGCACAATTACATGTGTAACTGTGTTATCCAGGATTTTCAAGGCTCAGTACTTCAAGTATCAGATTCAACTTACGATAAACAAGTAGCCACACAGACGCCAGCTGTTCATTATGAATTCCCCAATGACTACAACTGTGATTTTGGAGCAGAACGGTTAAAGATTCCTGAAGGATTATTTGACCCTTCTAATGTAAAGGGGTTATCAGGAAATACAATGCTGGGCGTCAGTCATGTTGTCACTACAAGTGTTGGAATGTGCGATATTGATATCAGACCAGGTCTCTATGGCAGCGTTATAGGGGCAGGAGGAAACACGCTAATACAGAGCTTTACTGACAGGTTGAATAGCGAACTCTCTCAGAAAACACCCCCAAGTATGCGGTTGAAACTGATTGCAAATAATACAACAGTGGAACAGAGGTTTAGTCCATGGATCGGTGGCTCCATTCTAGCTTCTTTGGGCACCTTTCAGCAGATGCGGATTTCCAAACAAGAATATGAAGAAGGAGGGAAGCCGTGTGTGGAAAGGAAATGCCCTTGA